GGCTGACCCTCGGCGAGGAGGATGCGGCTCATGCGTAACATTTGGGCGATCGCCGACAAGGAACTGCGGCAGTTTTTCGGCGGCTCGGTGGCCTACGTGGTCATGGCCGCTTTCCTGATGCTGACCGGGTTTTTCTTCTACGACATGGTGATGTCGTACAACCGTTACCTGGGCTACACCCAGATGAACCCGGCGATGATGGATCAGCTCAACATCAACGACCTGATCATCACGCCCCTCTTCCACAACATCAACGTGATCCTGTTGCTGATCGTGCCGCTCGTCACGATGCGGCTGTTCGCCGAGGAACGGAACCAGGGCACCGACGAAATGCTGCTGACCAGCCCGGTGAGCATCGGCCAGATCGTCACCGGCAAGTTCCTGGCGGCGACGGCTTTTTACCTGCTGCTCCTGCTGCTGACCGGCTTGTATCCGGCGATTCTGTTCAAGTACGCGAAGCCGGACATCGGCAAACTGGCGGCCGGTTACGCGGGCCTGATTTTGATGGGCGTTTCGTTCATCGCCTTCGGCCTGTTCGCCAGCACCCTGACGCGCAGCCAGGTCGTGGCGGCGATCGTCAGCTTCGCCGTGCTGCTGGTCTTCTGGATTCTGGGCTGGCTGGCCGAATCGCAGGCCGGCGTTTTCGGCAAAATCCTCAAATACCTGGCGATGACCGAGCACTTCGAGCG
Above is a genomic segment from Myxococcales bacterium containing:
- a CDS encoding ABC transporter permease subunit; protein product: MRNIWAIADKELRQFFGGSVAYVVMAAFLMLTGFFFYDMVMSYNRYLGYTQMNPAMMDQLNINDLIITPLFHNINVILLLIVPLVTMRLFAEERNQGTDEMLLTSPVSIGQIVTGKFLAATAFYLLLLLLTGLYPAILFKYAKPDIGKLAAGYAGLILMGVSFIAFGLFASTLTRSQVVAAIVSFAVLLVFWILGWLAESQAGVFGKILKYLAMTEHFERFSQGMIDTSDLLYFVSFIAFFWFMATRAVESTRWR